A stretch of the Gemmatimonadota bacterium genome encodes the following:
- a CDS encoding FlgD immunoglobulin-like domain containing protein: MTSRVVRPLLIAALLAAAAQANAQYTLYYGNFHSHCSLSDDAAGSGTPAEAFQYARDTAGIDVLALTDHTHYMSTYEYNTLRTDATTYTQNGVFVAIAAQEHGSLSTSASGAFGHMNIYDSISLIPQYDNGTDYRYNLLGTYSWIATRTDATSGAPLVGTFNHPYSTGGAGIWARFQDFTYSTTGDMGVQFIEVLNGKRSSAYEPEYFDCLSKGWHVGALGNQDNHQGEWGDQVNNVGNIPLTGIWAPALTKADILQALANRRTYAMEVDPVTDRISVEFRMDGNWMGSEYGSAADSLQVEVVVSATNPVSSINLFRNGILVKSTGTGGSPSYTWNTYDTPGPGEFSYVVRVSQADGDRAWTSPIWVSSTSSFTTPLAQVNEDDANGLPVMWFQNVMVQGIVTVDTDTLDTTDNLFYLQDDTGGVQVWEVGAQTTPVALGDNVLVSGFVNTYQGQTVIIPSSVQIQNSGATSPTPVELSTASLAAGGELYEGQLAVLRNVSTVSGSWPAADTSTVVTVDDGSGPCDLFIDGDTSWDELGAPVEPFSITGILWQEDTSMPYLSGHRLTPRYAEDIVNQTGVNDPVALPNHHSIHGTRITDNTPNPFRPATTIRFEIAGSREVAASLAVYDITGRRVRTLVQKTLPPGEFEILWNGRDSDGRKLAAGVYFARLQAEGVEDSRKMVLLK; this comes from the coding sequence ATGACTTCCCGAGTTGTGCGCCCGTTGCTCATCGCGGCTCTTCTTGCTGCTGCCGCCCAGGCCAACGCCCAGTACACGCTGTACTATGGGAACTTCCACAGCCACTGCAGCCTCTCCGACGACGCGGCCGGGTCCGGGACGCCTGCGGAGGCGTTCCAGTACGCTCGCGACACGGCGGGAATCGATGTGCTGGCGCTGACGGATCACACGCACTACATGTCCACCTACGAATACAACACGCTCCGAACCGACGCCACCACCTACACGCAAAACGGAGTCTTCGTCGCGATCGCCGCGCAGGAGCACGGCAGCCTTTCAACGAGCGCGTCCGGGGCCTTCGGGCACATGAACATCTACGACTCCATCTCTCTCATCCCGCAGTACGATAACGGCACGGACTATCGGTACAACCTGCTCGGCACCTACTCCTGGATAGCCACCCGCACCGACGCCACCTCGGGGGCGCCGCTTGTAGGGACATTCAATCACCCGTACAGCACCGGTGGCGCCGGGATCTGGGCACGGTTCCAGGACTTCACCTACAGCACGACCGGAGACATGGGCGTTCAGTTCATTGAGGTGCTGAACGGGAAACGCAGTTCCGCCTACGAGCCGGAGTACTTCGACTGCCTGTCCAAAGGCTGGCATGTCGGCGCACTCGGAAATCAGGACAATCACCAGGGCGAGTGGGGTGATCAGGTCAACAATGTCGGCAACATACCGCTCACGGGAATCTGGGCGCCGGCACTCACGAAGGCGGACATCCTCCAGGCGCTGGCGAACCGACGCACCTACGCCATGGAAGTGGATCCGGTGACCGACCGCATCTCGGTGGAGTTCCGCATGGACGGAAACTGGATGGGGTCGGAATACGGGTCCGCCGCGGACAGTCTTCAGGTGGAGGTCGTGGTTTCGGCCACCAACCCCGTCAGCAGCATCAACCTCTTCCGGAACGGGATTCTTGTGAAGTCCACGGGTACCGGCGGCTCGCCGTCGTACACATGGAACACTTACGACACACCCGGCCCCGGTGAGTTCTCCTATGTCGTGCGCGTCTCCCAGGCGGACGGCGATCGCGCGTGGACCAGCCCCATCTGGGTGTCGTCCACATCTTCGTTCACCACGCCGTTGGCGCAGGTCAACGAGGACGACGCAAACGGGCTTCCCGTCATGTGGTTCCAGAATGTGATGGTGCAGGGAATCGTCACCGTGGATACAGACACGCTCGACACAACGGACAATCTCTTCTACCTCCAGGACGATACCGGGGGCGTTCAGGTCTGGGAGGTCGGCGCACAGACAACGCCGGTCGCTCTCGGAGACAATGTCCTCGTCTCCGGATTCGTGAACACCTACCAGGGGCAGACCGTCATCATCCCCTCGTCCGTCCAGATCCAAAACTCCGGCGCAACCTCCCCCACTCCGGTGGAACTCTCCACGGCAAGCCTCGCTGCGGGCGGCGAACTCTACGAAGGGCAACTCGCCGTTCTCCGCAATGTCTCCACCGTCTCCGGCAGCTGGCCCGCCGCGGACACCAGCACCGTCGTGACCGTGGACGACGGATCCGGCCCGTGCGACCTCTTCATCGACGGGGACACCTCCTGGGATGAACTGGGTGCGCCCGTGGAACCCTTCTCCATTACGGGGATTCTCTGGCAGGAAGACACCAGCATGCCGTATCTTTCCGGCCATCGGCTGACGCCGCGCTATGCGGAGGACATCGTCAACCAGACCGGTGTCAACGACCCCGTCGCTCTGCCGAACCACCACAGCATTCACGGAACGCGCATCACCGACAACACGCCGAACCCGTTCCGGCCGGCGACCACGATTCGCTTCGAGATCGCAGGGTCCCGGGAGGTGGCTGCCTCACTCGCGGTGTATGACATCACCGGCCGACGCGTTCGCACGCTCGTGCAGAAGACCCTGCCCCCGGGTGAGTTCGAAATCCTCTGGAACGGACGGGACTCTGACGGCCGAAAGCTCGCTGCGGGCGTCTACTTCGCAAGACTTCAGGCGGAGGGCGTGGAGGATTCTCGGAAGATGGTGCTGCTGAAATAG
- a CDS encoding alpha-amylase family glycosyl hydrolase, whose product MRDRVLRLLPVLAIPLVLTGALGEAATAEPVGFRFRPDASVQSMFVAGDFNHWNPSGLPMADEDGDGQWEATADLPPGRYEYLFVVDGEWLEDSDAAESVRNAFGGRSSVVVVGESDAQGAFVNATSAGSAPDGDAINTSFRYQPLISGVEHVMLAGSFNDWNASATEMADDDGDGVYTATLPLPPGEHRYKFVVDGNWITDTAAESFTDDGLGGTNSVVHVGEAAARPAGMGPRRVLFSCEPPSAPGEMYLAGTFNDWAVGKTPMSDDDGDGLWTTTLLLPPGRHQYKFVVDGNWITDESADAFSDDGFGGQNSIIEVDARHEEVTLRRGDGLILTEGIVHRQTLREVNRASEETAVITARAFAGDVEGIDLVAFPAGVETRTPMANAGRDATHEFFRGDLVIPEGADAFEYHFVYRDGDAHVALTPGGFAPEAERGPGFTFSADTITLFDTPDWIRDGVIYQIFPERFANGDPSNDPDFQEPWYDGKTTLPRSGSTNEVYYHATEDWYDTAGLAKSPYRTDGRPDYFSFYGGDIEGVRQNLDYLEDLGISVIYFNPLFPAESNHKYDACDYRGVDPHFGDEATFRAFVDEAHARGIRIVADWVINHTGDCHYAFRDTMEKGPESAYWDWYEWKRWPLPDRIPEGERMDAYYACWWGFGSLPELNFDLSRPNAAENNIGDIADAEVNQPVIDNVLESARYWLTDLDVDGFRLDVPNEVPFWIWKLFRAEVKRIKPDAYLVGEIWGDAGDWVSPECFDATMNYRYFKDPAVGFLGKGEIDAKRFDADLASGRMAYPEQAVRVMMNLVDSHDTPRHLTAIGGDIRRLLLTALFQMTYVGSPHIYYGDEIAMTGGADPDCRRPFRWTWRDEPERVAVHDRYRELIRLRRTHAAFTSGEYKTLFAEGGVHAFARFDESELFIIAMNASDRAASASVPLHGLPCEPDAAFRSALEGGADAVASDGTLALPLDAVSAVILRTPASP is encoded by the coding sequence ATGCGTGATCGCGTTCTCCGTCTCCTTCCGGTGCTTGCCATCCCCCTTGTCCTCACTGGCGCCCTCGGGGAAGCCGCGACCGCCGAGCCCGTGGGATTTCGATTCCGCCCGGACGCATCCGTGCAAAGCATGTTCGTGGCGGGCGATTTCAACCACTGGAACCCGTCGGGCCTCCCGATGGCCGATGAGGATGGCGACGGGCAGTGGGAAGCAACCGCAGACCTTCCGCCCGGTCGGTACGAGTACCTATTCGTGGTGGATGGAGAGTGGCTGGAGGATTCCGACGCGGCCGAATCCGTGCGGAACGCGTTCGGGGGAAGAAGTTCCGTGGTGGTGGTCGGGGAGTCCGATGCGCAGGGTGCGTTCGTGAACGCGACGAGCGCCGGTTCCGCACCCGACGGGGACGCCATCAACACCTCATTCCGCTACCAGCCTCTCATCTCCGGAGTGGAGCATGTAATGCTGGCCGGTTCCTTCAACGACTGGAACGCTTCCGCGACGGAGATGGCCGACGACGACGGCGACGGCGTCTACACCGCCACGCTTCCCCTCCCTCCCGGAGAGCACCGGTACAAGTTCGTCGTCGACGGGAACTGGATCACCGATACCGCCGCCGAGTCGTTTACCGACGACGGGTTGGGCGGGACGAACTCCGTCGTGCATGTGGGCGAAGCGGCTGCCCGGCCTGCGGGGATGGGGCCGCGACGGGTGCTCTTTTCGTGCGAGCCTCCCTCCGCACCCGGCGAGATGTACCTGGCCGGAACATTCAACGACTGGGCTGTCGGCAAGACCCCCATGTCGGACGACGACGGAGACGGCCTCTGGACAACCACGCTCCTCCTCCCGCCGGGCCGCCATCAGTACAAGTTCGTCGTCGATGGAAACTGGATCACCGATGAATCGGCCGACGCGTTCAGCGACGACGGCTTCGGAGGACAGAACTCGATCATCGAGGTGGATGCGCGGCACGAAGAGGTCACTCTCCGGCGCGGGGACGGGTTGATCCTGACCGAGGGCATTGTCCATCGCCAGACACTCCGCGAGGTGAACCGCGCCTCGGAGGAAACCGCCGTCATCACCGCCCGCGCCTTCGCCGGGGATGTGGAGGGAATCGACCTTGTGGCATTCCCGGCGGGAGTCGAGACGCGAACGCCGATGGCAAACGCCGGGCGCGACGCCACGCATGAGTTCTTTCGCGGAGACCTGGTCATTCCGGAGGGCGCCGACGCTTTCGAGTATCACTTCGTCTACCGGGACGGCGACGCACACGTCGCGCTGACTCCGGGCGGCTTCGCCCCGGAAGCGGAGCGCGGACCGGGATTCACCTTCTCCGCGGACACCATCACGCTCTTCGACACGCCCGACTGGATCCGGGACGGCGTGATCTACCAGATCTTCCCCGAACGATTCGCAAACGGAGACCCGTCCAACGATCCCGACTTCCAGGAACCCTGGTACGACGGAAAGACAACGCTCCCGCGAAGCGGAAGCACGAACGAAGTCTACTACCACGCTACCGAGGACTGGTACGACACCGCCGGACTCGCAAAGAGCCCCTACCGGACAGACGGACGGCCCGACTACTTCTCCTTCTACGGCGGCGACATCGAAGGGGTTCGGCAGAATCTGGACTATCTGGAGGATCTCGGGATCTCGGTGATCTACTTCAACCCGCTCTTTCCGGCAGAGTCCAACCACAAGTACGACGCCTGCGACTACCGGGGCGTGGACCCGCACTTCGGCGACGAAGCCACCTTCCGCGCCTTCGTGGACGAAGCGCACGCGCGCGGCATTCGGATTGTGGCGGACTGGGTCATCAACCACACGGGCGATTGCCACTATGCCTTCCGCGACACCATGGAGAAGGGGCCCGAGTCCGCATACTGGGACTGGTACGAATGGAAGCGCTGGCCGCTCCCCGATCGGATTCCCGAGGGCGAACGAATGGACGCGTACTACGCCTGCTGGTGGGGGTTCGGGTCGCTCCCGGAACTCAACTTCGATCTCTCGCGCCCGAATGCCGCCGAGAACAACATTGGGGACATCGCCGATGCAGAGGTCAACCAACCGGTCATCGACAATGTTCTGGAGTCCGCGCGTTACTGGCTGACCGATCTGGATGTGGACGGCTTCCGCCTTGATGTTCCGAACGAGGTTCCCTTCTGGATCTGGAAACTCTTCCGCGCGGAGGTCAAGCGCATCAAGCCGGATGCGTATCTCGTCGGCGAGATCTGGGGAGATGCAGGGGACTGGGTTTCGCCGGAGTGCTTCGATGCCACCATGAACTACCGGTACTTCAAGGATCCGGCCGTCGGGTTCCTCGGCAAGGGAGAGATCGACGCGAAGCGGTTTGACGCGGACCTTGCATCCGGACGCATGGCGTACCCGGAGCAAGCGGTGCGGGTGATGATGAACCTCGTGGACAGCCACGACACGCCCCGGCATCTCACGGCGATCGGCGGTGACATCCGCCGACTTCTTCTGACAGCGCTCTTCCAGATGACCTATGTCGGGTCGCCGCACATCTACTACGGAGACGAAATCGCTATGACCGGAGGCGCCGACCCGGACTGTCGCCGCCCGTTCCGCTGGACCTGGCGCGACGAACCGGAACGCGTCGCCGTCCACGACCGATACCGTGAACTGATCCGACTTCGACGGACACATGCGGCCTTCACCTCCGGCGAATACAAGACTCTCTTCGCCGAGGGCGGCGTCCACGCCTTCGCCAGGTTCGACGAGAGCGAGTTGTTCATCATCGCCATGAATGCGTCCGACCGTGCGGCCAGCGCCTCCGTTCCCCTCCACGGTCTTCCCTGCGAGCCGGATGCCGCCTTTCGGAGCGCGCTGGAAGGGGGAGCCGATGCCGTGGCCTCCGATGGCACGCTTGCCCTCCCGCTGGACGCGGTCTCCGCTGTGATCCTCCGGACTCCCGCGTCGCCTTGA